From a single Ailuropoda melanoleuca isolate Jingjing chromosome 12, ASM200744v2, whole genome shotgun sequence genomic region:
- the LOC100467270 gene encoding ferritin light chain-like — translation MIIMPHQQCVRRAPGSAPCFNRTCTEQTQGRPLFQPPTALQPLVRPQPSVQPQPSEPSSRLPSASGANQHWFLAPCCQSSTSCQVRQNYSTEVEASVNCLVNMHLRASNTYLSLGFYFDCSDVALEGLGHFFHELAQKKLEGAQELLMLQKQRSGSSLFQDVRKPSHDKWGKALDAMETAVVLEKNLNEALLDLHALGSTRADAHLCAFLESHFLGEQVKVIKKMGDHLTNLRRLSCPQAGLGEYLFERLTLKH, via the coding sequence ATGATTATAATGCCCCATCAGCAGTGCGTCCGGCGGGCCCCTGGGTCTGCCCCGTGTTTCAACAGAACTTGTACTGAACAGACCCAGGGACGCCCCTTATTCCAGCCTCCGACCGCCCTCCAGCCGCTTGTACGGCCTCAACCCTCTGTACAGCCTCAACCCTCGGAACCATCTTCTCGGCTACCCTCTGCCTCCGGGGCTAACCAACACTGGTTTTTGGCTCCCTGTTGCCAATCAAGCACGAGCTGTCAGGTTCGTCAGAATTACTCCACCGAGGTGGAGGCCTCCGTCAACTGCCTGGTCAACATGCACCTGCGGGCCTCCAACACCTACCTCTCCCTGGGCTTCTATTTCGACTGCAGCGATGTGGCTCTGGAGGGCTTGGGCCACTTCTTCCACGAGTTAGCCCAGAAGAAGCTCGAGGGTGCCCAGGAGCTCTTGATGTTGCAAAAGCAGCGCAGCGGCAGCTCCCTCTTCCAGGACGTGCGGAAGCCGTCCCACGACAAGTGGGGTAAAGCCCTGGACGCCATGGAAACCGCTGTGGTCTTGGAGAAGAACTTGAACGAGGCTCTTTTGGATCTGCACGCCCTGGGTTCTACCCGTGCGGACGCCCATCTCTGTGCCTTCCTGGAGAGCCACTTCCTGGGTGAGCAGGTGAAAGTCATCAAGAAGATGGGCGACCACCTGACTAACCTCCGCAGGCTGTcctgcccccaggctgggctgggcgaGTATCTCTTTGAAAGGCTCACCCTCAAGCATTGA
- the LOC100467519 gene encoding EP300-interacting inhibitor of differentiation 2 produces MSELPADSSVRQTDAANGHRDVRQEEVGGGRQEPAPARPAEPGEGPVVVAPAAAAAREAPEAAVARELAGPAEEEGAQARPRSRPANGPGLAALPYLRLRHPLSVLGINYQQFLRHYLEHYPIAPGRIQELEERRRRFVEACRAREAAFDAEYQRNPQRMDFDILTFTIALTASEVINPLIEELGCDKFISRE; encoded by the coding sequence ATGTCCGAGCTGCCCGCCGACAGCAGCGTCCGGCAGACGGACGCGGCGAATGGCCACCGCGACGTCCGGCAGGAGGAGGTAGGCGGCGGGAGGCAGGAGCCGGCCCCGGCGCGGCCTGCGGAGCCCGGAGAAGGTCCGGTGGTGGTGgcgccggcggcggcggcggccagGGAGGCCCCCGAGGCAGCGGTCGCCCGCGAGCTGGCGGGGCCCGCAGAGGAAGAGGGCGCGCAGGCCAGACCCCGGTCCCGGCCCGCGAACGGCCCGGGCCTGGCTGCGTTGCCGTACCTCCGCCTCCGTCACCCGCTTAGTGTTTTAGGAATTAATTACCAGCAGTTCCTCCGCCACTATCTGGAACACTACCCGATCGCTCCGGGCAGAATCCAGGAGCTAGAAGAACGCCGCAGGAGGTTTGTGGAAGCCTGCAGAGCCCGGGAAGCCGCGTTCGATGCCGAGTATCAGCGGAATCCCCAGAGGATGGATTTTGACATTTTGACGTTTACTATAGCTCTCACCGCCTCCGAGGTTATCAATCCTCTGATAGAAGAACTTGGTTGTGACAAGTTTATCAGTCGGGAATAG